AGCTCtcataccatgtaaaagttgaAGACAATATATAGAGTTGGTTGGAATTCTTGTCTTGCTGAGTATTCAACTGATCAGTTCactatttataaattttgtacGATATGAAGAGCAACATGAAAGTCTAATGAAGTCTAGTGCTATTAGTGGCTTACAAATAACAGCCACGTTAGCtctcttatattttttgtttcacttctttcaaaaaaatcaaattcaaaacattttaacatttttttcactttttatatcacatcaatcattttttattattatttaaataaaaaaaaaatctattacaaaacaaaactttttcacttttttataaaacaattccaaatttttttatactttatatcacatcaatcacttcttactactattcaaacaaacaTTCTACAACACAACCATTTAATATCTGGAGCAAGGTTGAGTCCCATGTTTCCTGCTGACATTGTGAAGTGATCAGTGAGTCTCATGAACTTTCAAAGACTTGATGGTTCTTGTCTCTTGGAGGTTTTTCAGGAGGTAAAGTTGTTGAGAGTTAGCTACCTTGGGGTAAGTGACGACATCATTGACAATATGGAAATAGTCACATtggccccgtttagtaatcccctccccttcccctccccttctctttgtgagaatttttttgttgtgtgaaaatagaaagtgattgatgtgatataaagtagaaagaatttatatggaaaagtggaaaaaaatttgtattgtagtgaatttttttgattaaataataataaaaaattattgatgtgatataaaaagtaaaaaaaaaaaaaagaatgttttgaatttgatgttttttgggaaaggtaaaaataaggggagggaagggaaggggaaggggatgGAGTTAGTAAATCAATTGTTCCCCGTTAGCCATAACCACAAATTCATTAATGGGCGTCACTTCCAAGTGAAGAGCTTGGGAAAGTAAGTTGATCCGCTGTCAatgaggattatcaggacttgTTTTCCGACAGTTTCTTTTACACGCATTGTTCTTGGTCTAATGCGACCAGCAATGTCGTGTTGTGATATCAGTGGTCTCTTCTCTTCCTGGAATTCTAACTATTCGTCCACCTCCTGATCACACATGTCGTGGCTTTCTATAATATTTTCCTGTATGAAAGCTTCAATGTAAAATGCCTGAGGTTTTTGGCATGAATGCCTCGGGGTGAACTTTTCGTTACACCCTAAGGTTTTCAGAACTATGGACTTCATTTCTTATCATTTGTGTTTAAATCAAAATCATTCAATTTTTAGTTATAATCCTAACTTTTGTGTAGCTAAAATGAAGATGATCTTTGCTTATGTATGTAATATAGGTGAGCATGCAAATTATTCACTATTTTGTTCGCAATCCAAAGTCAGCTTGCCAATTGaaatttcttcatatttttgtagtgtatcattttattttgtaaaattgtGAATTACTACAAATGTTTATGTCTGCAATTATCAGTTCTTAAGTATTCAATTTGTTCATCAAACTGTTTAATTTCTTGTCTAATCTTGTACATTTATAAGATATGTAAAAAACTAATATGTGATATCTTTTAACTTTATTTCATTATTGagcaaaggaaaaatattacaaacccCATGTGCTTTAGtgcttttatgttttttgaGATTGAGGCCTCAATTTCCAATTTGATGAATTTTAGACCTATGCTTTAGGCATTTGTCAATTGGGGAGCgtttaatcaaataaataatagagaTGACTTTGAAAATGCTGCTATGCCCCTTTCCCTCAAAATTGTTTTTGGTGTTGGAGGAAGATTTTGAAATTGAGGGATACTGTTAAAAGGTTTTTAAGAATATTCATGGTTGGGGATGGGATTAGCATTTATCTTTGGTTGAATGGCAGTGGGTCGGCCAAGGAGCCATGGCCAAAGACCCGTGATTGTGGGTCTCCTCGGCCATGAAAAAGATCCCATGGTTATGGGCAGGGACGGAGttagacattttaatgggaggggaccaaataattttttttgaagtatgggttaaagtatgaatatatatatatatatatatatatatatatatatatatatatatatatataattaaaaaatataagtccATGTCCTCTTGTCCAAATGGTTATCTATGTAGTATATTGAATTCTAGGCATGGTCATTGGGTTGAATACGGTTTCCGCCTTGGGGCTGGTTATCTTTTTAAAACCAATAAGTTGTGCATCCCTCAGACTTCAGCGCGAGACTTTATTGTCTAGGAAATTCATGCTGGAAGTTTGGCTGGACATTTTGGACATGACAAGACCATAAAGGAGGTAGAACGTCAATTTTATTGGCCTAGCCTAAAGAAAGATGTGTCTAAGATAGTTAACACCTGTAACACTTGTTAGCTGGCCAAACAAAAGAGACAAAAGACTGGCCTCTACACACCCCTACCCGTTCCCAGTTGTCCCTGGCAAGACGTCAAtatggattttgtgttaggaCTCCCACGTACCCCTAAGACGCATGACTCTATTTTCGTGGTAGTCGACCGTTTCTCGAAAATGGCTCACTTTCTCCCTTGTAGCAAGACTTGAGATGCGTCTAGGATCACTAGGTTGTATTTTAGCGAGATTGTCAAATTGTATGGCCTTCCTAAAACTATTGTTTTTGATAGGGATGTTTGTTTCACTAGTCATTTTTGGAGAACTCTGTGGCATATGGTTGGTACTAAATTGAAATTATGGTTGGTACTAAATTGAAATTCTCCACTGCTTACCACCCTCAGATGGATGGTCAGACTGAGGTTGTTAATCGCAGTCTCGGCAAATTTTTAAGGTGTCTAGTCCAGGAAAATCTTCGAAATTGGGATTTGATCCTCCCTACAGCTCAGATTGCTTATAACAGTTCTGTGAATCGGTCTTTAGGTATGAGTCCCTTTGAGGTTGTTCATGGTTATAAGCCTAGGAAGCCTTTAGACCTTATTCCCATGTCCCCCCATGCTAGTGTGTCTATGTCAGCTGAAGCATTTGCACAACATCTTCATGACTTGAATATTGAGATCAATAAACAACTTGAAGCAAGTAATGCATCATATAAACTTAAAGCTGATTTGCATAAACGACAGGTTGAATTTAATATTAGGGATTATGTTATGATTGGAATTCGACCGGAGCGGCATCCACTTGGATCTACATCCAAATTGCAGGCTTGTAGTGCTGgtccttttaaaattttaaagcgAGTTGGTCCAAATGCATATGTCATTGATCTTCCATCACATTTTGGTTACCACTCTACTTTCAATGTTAAGGATCTAGTTGCTTACAAAGGCCATTTTTACCCCTCCAATGATCCTTTTTTACCTCCCTCTGTTGACCTTGACCCTGAACCTGTCGCCACCCCTACTCCAGTACCATCTATTCCAGCACACAAAGataaaattgatgatattttagATGAACAGACTATGTTGACCAATGATGGAGAGGTGCAGCGTTTCCTTGTTCGTTGGGTAGATCGACCTGATTCAGACTGTGCTTGGATTCCCAGAGAGATGCTCCAACAGCTTGATCCAGATTTATTAGAGCTTTATCGGAGTCAGCAGGATCTTCCTCTGCCTGGATCACCGCACACCCGTTCCAGAGGAGTTGGTGGGGACATTCGATTTCGCCCTCCAATCACACGTGTTTATGGACGTAGAAAGAGGCTCGCTCAACCACTTATCTTATGGTTAGGTGATTGACTGCAGTTTGTTGAGAATTGACAACTCGACGGAGTCGAGTTTTTCTCCCACCCCGGGAGAGTTGATGCGGACatcttattaatttatttagttatttatttatttgggttgTAATAATGGGCTTAATTATagcatttatttgttttagttaTTTAGCTCACTCATAAGTCATAACCCTTCTAGGGTTAATTAGGGTTGCTATCTATTATTTAAACATTGTTAACTAGAGACTAAGATTGTTTTGAAGAATTTGATTAATTTGGTCATTTGCCGCCCTTTTGTTCCTCTCtattcctttctctctctctctcgactttcttcttcttctctttcttaatTTCTACTTCTTTCTCCTATTTctgtgtcttcttcttcttaaattCTTGTCTATTTCATTCTATTacttcatacaaaaaaaaaaaaaaaaaaccaaattttaagtaaattaaaggggaaaatataaaaaagctcactaaactaacaaccgattttagaatagccccATCAATTTTCAAGTATAATAATGTGACCTATCAAACTActaaagtgtgccaaaaatgctacttttgtcgAAATTTAGTATGTAATTAATAATAGCAAAAAAGAATATATTCTCTATATGGGTAATAATCAATCTAAAATCTTATATATTTTGAAAGGAGAACATATGTtgcatgtgttgttttattacaTAAAATCTCTCTAACTAACACGGTAGCCAACTAACTATTATGTAAAACACAATATATTATACACAAAACGCATTCAGTTAAacgcaacacaaaacaaatgaaacgcaTATTTTGACTTTTCTAATGTCATCTAGTTGTATTGCAATGAATCTCTATTTTATGCTATCTTTGTCACGCATCCTTATGAAACTGAGCTTTGCCAGGCGTGTGACTTTTCGAGTCTACacatgtcttcttccaatgcactgcTTTACCAAACCCCTTTAATTTACTTTAAACAAAATCTCTGCAACTTTGTAAAGCTCATTTCATTGTTATCCTTCTTAGACATGCATGTCTGTTGCTACCCATGAAATATTataaggaaaaagttttgacaatgaaGCTATCGTCCCAGATGAGATGAAACCAATTAGAACCAATAATTTCGTGTATTATACAAAGCAATCATGAAGACAAAGTATTCAACACATCtcactatatatagtacttctTCTATACTTAAAATTAGTACTTCTTCCAATGCACTGTTTTACTAAACCCCTTTAATTTACTTTAAACAAAATCTCTGCAACTTTGTAAAGCTCATTTCATTGTTATCTTTCTTAGACATGCATGTCTGTTGCTACCCATGAAATATTataaggaaaaagttttgacaatgaaGCTATCGTCCCAAATGAGATGAAACCAATTAGAACCAATAATTTCGTGTATTATACAAAGCAATCATGAAGACAAAGTATTCAACACATCtcactatatatagtacttctTCTATACTTAAAATTAGAACAtatgcataattttattttattttttcattaagtAGAATATATAGTGGCCGAAATAACCATGGCCAATAATATCTCACTTgatttcttctatatatatacttggcaCATATACACCATTTCgtttatttcttttcaataGGTAGAATCGATCGATAGAGAACAAATTAAACTAGTAATTCTTGCCGCAATTTTTGTAGCAGCTTTCAATATAGCCATCTACTTTATCTGCACAAGTTGACATTAAAAGTAAACATAATTAGTTTTTTGcattaaaattttcatcaagactaaattaaaattaatgcatGTTCTTGTAATTAAAAATacgagagagctagagagagcgagagaaagTTTATACGATCTCCAGAGGCGGCGGTGGTTGCGGCGGCCATACAAGCAAGAGCACAATCATCAACGACGTCTAAACGAGAGGGACGACATTTTATTGACAAACATGTTACCATGCAAGCCCTGTATGTAATACTAGGCGGTGGTGCTTCCTCGCATACTCCATGGCACTCATAAATACACAGCCCTGTAATTAGCACTTTTGGTGGAAGTGGAATATGAGggaattttaggaattttgggAGTTTAAAATCGGATTGTAGTTGGGGAGGATGATCGGGAAGCTGTGAAAAAGGCAGACTGGAAGTTGGAGACACAGCAGGAGGGTTATGGGCAGCTTGCACTACTGTACTCAATATTCCCATCATCATCCACACAAATTTCATTCTACCAATTCCATCCATAACTTCTCACTTTCttttcaaactatatatattatgtggAAGCTAAatgtttaacatatatatatatatatatatatatatatatatatatgaagtccAAACACTTGTTATATATCTATGGGTTAGTTTCaaaatagagatttttttttttcttagcttaAAAATGGACAAAGAGCTTTATCCCTAAATAAAGCTATGATGTGATGAATGAGTTGTTTAAGAATGATGACttttaaagaagttttttttttttttttttttgaaaatttcacttacaactcttgatctttcatcattttttcaatcataatctcaaactttaaaaagtgacattgaGGGTATctatctctctttttctttttctttttcttttttattttttcaattttaaccaccTGTTAGAATTccattaaatcttgtcaaaattttcaaaataccccagtttttttttaaaaaaaaaaaaaaaattataaaacttttCAAAGATTCcagcatgggtatttttgtaaatttcgttaaattcttaccaacatctaaatccttgcgatttttttttttttttccttaaacaaaaattatggatattttgaaaattttgacaggatttaatagaaaatgctAACgaagagttgaaattgaaaaaattaaaagatagataccataaatgacattttttaaagtttgaggttATGActataaaagtgatgaaagatgaAAGGTaatcaaaagtgatgaaaaataagAGCTCGTAAgtgaagtctttttttttttttttttttgtaagtgacTTTTAAAGAAGACTCATGAGTCATTGCTACATATTAATAGCTCaggaaaaaaagagtaatgtttattgtacaacaaatgtacacactttgtacatTAATACTGAAGTGGaaatgattttcaaaataaaaaaataaaaaataaaaagtttcatgcacaaaaaaaaaaattgaaaatcattTCTACATCAACGTTGTTTTACAAAGTGTGCATATTTATTGTATAAGAAATAttactcagaaaaaaaaaaaaaaaaaaaaatgcttgacAAAATAGTCATGTAATTACGacatcatttaattatttatggaACAGCAATAATATCCGAGgctaaattcaaaaaagaataaaatagtcAATATCATGTCCACGatttctaataattattaatcttGAGTGTTGGAAttaaaatgaacaaaataatataaagaaaatatattagtaTATGAGCAAATAAGATACTCAAGGCtatgaataaaataattcaaaaggtaATTTCTTCAAATGGATAATTGCTTTTCAAAATTGTGAAGAGACATTCTAGGCTATAAAGTAACAAGCCAATTGTTTTTTCTCCGACATGGTACTGACACCTTGACTTGTGAAACATCCCAAGTCTCTTTCCGACATGGGATTATTTATTGGATTGACGTGACAATCTAATCGTTCTTATTAAGTTTATGGATCGAAAACGATTTTAGagagtaatttataattttcgTCTATCACAAagatcttatttttttttttttatactacagggaatgatttgtaaaatttaagTCAATCACAGGTATCAATAGtgcaattttctcaaaaaaaaaaaaaaaaaaaaaaaattctctacaACTCTAGACCGAATAAATCATAAAAATGTTCATAGGAGGTTGTTGCGAGTCAAATTGAGTATTGAATTTTTAAGTTTGGTTCATTGAATATTTTTTGAAGACAAGACGAGCCGAGTTAGTTGACCTTATCATCGAGGTAAATAATATGTTCAAGTTTATTCACGAGCTACACAATTATcttatttatttcatatataaagtaaatgtcaattttattttattttgtaaattcatacaaattattattaagatttattatttgagtaaCTAGATAAAATTAACTCGATTCTTAAACAATATAATCtcgattttatatatttatcttaCACATTCattacacacatacacatatatacacacatacacatatatctatatcaatacttacaattacaataatttaagCTACACCTATTATATtacaacagaaatcatttttacctatttaattaaagacTTAACTTGttctcattacaaagttaaaaataaaattataaaaatagtaataatgaAGTTATATATACAAGCCAAGCCAAATTTATACAAGTTTAACTTGTCTAATAAACGagcataaatttttgtttaaactttgttcgtttaataaatgTACCGATCCCGATTCAAGTTAATCAAAACTGAGCCCGATCTTGTTCATGCATGAATCCTTTAATAAAAGctcaattatttcaaaaaaaaaaaaaaaacaaattgtatCCTCAATTTCAGTAT
This DNA window, taken from Alnus glutinosa chromosome 5, dhAlnGlut1.1, whole genome shotgun sequence, encodes the following:
- the LOC133869387 gene encoding uncharacterized protein LOC133869387, producing MDGIGRMKFVWMMMGILSTVVQAAHNPPAVSPTSSLPFSQLPDHPPQLQSDFKLPKFLKFPHIPLPPKVLITGLCIYECHGVCEEAPPPSITYRACMVTCLSIKCRPSRLDVVDDCALACMAAATTAASGDHKVDGYIESCYKNCGKNY